One stretch of Juglans microcarpa x Juglans regia isolate MS1-56 chromosome 3D, Jm3101_v1.0, whole genome shotgun sequence DNA includes these proteins:
- the LOC121254562 gene encoding uncharacterized protein LOC121254562: MASSPLNLKAYHARSNSLPSRPHPAITQLDEHLCSLRASESGSSSSSICHKLSGLQDVHDSVDKLLQLPLTQQAFVQEHHQKWAEELSDESLILLDLCGIAKDALSQTKERTHDLQSIMRRKRGDEMALKNEVRKYLSSRKVIRKAIQKALKGMESMCADKKHESLALVSILREVEAATLAVFESLLSYLAGAKSQSKSSSWSVVSKLVHPKRVASAVEVRETNELEMLETALHSLNNQKTSKSEYSTHFENVQNFVRRLESSIEDLEERLECLFRLLIKTRVSLLNIFNH; encoded by the coding sequence ATGGCTTCCTCTCCTTTGAACCTAAAAGCTTACCATGCTCGTTCGAACAGCTTGCCGTCAAGGCCACACCCTGCCATTACTCAACTCGATGAGCATTTGTGTAGCTTGAGGGCTTCTGAATCTGGCTCTTCTTCTTCGTCAATATGCCACAAGCTAAGTGGTTTGCAGGATGTACATGATTCCGTTGATAAGTTACTTCAATTGCCACTCACTCAGCAAGCATTCGTCCAAGAGCACCATCAGAAATGGGCCGAGGAGTTATCCGATGAATCTCTCATTCTCTTGGACTTGTGTGGCATTGCCAAAGATGCCTTGTCACAAACCAAAGAACGTACGCATGATCTTCAATCAATTATGCGCAGAAAGCGTGGAGACGAGATGGCTCTTAAAAATGAGGTCCGGAAATACTTAAGCTCTAGGAAGGTAATCAGAAAGGCAATCCAGAAGGCCTTGAAGGGCATGGAAAGTATGTGCGCTGACAAAAAGCATGAGAGTCTGGCCTTGGTTAGCATATTGAGAGAGGTAGAAGCAGCCACTCTTGCTGTTTTTGAATCCTTACTGTCCTATCTAGCTGGGGCAAAGTCGCAATCAAAGTCTAGCAGTTGGTCTGTGGTTTCCAAGTTGGTGCACCCAAAGAGAGTAGCATCTGCGGTTGAAGTAAGAGAGACAAATGAGCTTGAGATGCTTGAAACCGCCTTGCACTCCCTGAACAACCAAAAGACAAGCAAATCTGAATACAGCACGCATTTTGAGAATGTGCAAAACTTTGTAAGGAGGTTAGAGTCAAGTATTgaagatcttgaagaaagaCTTGAGTGCCTGTTTAGGCTCCTAATCAAAACCAGAGTTTCCCTTCTCAACATCTTCAATCACTAG
- the LOC121254555 gene encoding leucine-rich repeat protein 2-like — protein MAPRSLFYVLVPFLLSLTPALSTNSEGNALHALRSRLSDPTNVLQSWDPTLVNPCTWFHVTCDSNSHVIRLDLGNSNISGALGSELGELKRLQYLELYRNEIGGKIPKALGKLKNLVSMDLYENRFEGEIPKSLSKLKSLRFLRLSNNKLTGSIPRELTNLSNLKVFDVSSNNLCGTIPVDGPFSTFPMESFENNRLNGPELKGLVPYDFGC, from the exons ATGGCTCCTCGTTCCCTTTTCTATGTCCTTGTTCcgtttcttctctctctcactcccgCCCTCTCGACTAACTCTGAAG GAAATGCGTTGCATGCTTTGAGAAGCAGGCTCTCTGATCCAACAAATGTGTTGCAGAGCTGGGACCCCACCCTGGTCAATCCCTGCACCTGGTTCCATGTCACCTGTGATTCCAACAGCCACGTGATTCGCTT GGATTTGGGCAATTCTAACATCTCTGGGGCTTTAGGTTCAGAGCTTGGCGAGCTCAAGCGTCTACAGTACTT GGAGCTTTATAGGAATGAGATAGGAGGTAAAATCCCAAAAGCATTGGGTAAGTTGAAAAATCTTGTCAGCATGGATTTGTATGAAAACAGATTTGAAGGTGAAATCCCAAAATCTTTATCCAAGTTGAAGTCACTCAGATTTCT ACGGTTAAGCAACAACAAGCTGACAGGGTCAATTCCAAGGGAGCTCACCAACCTCTCTAACCTCAAAGTTTT CGATGTTTCGAGCAACAATCTATGTGGAACAATTCCTGTAGATGGCCCTTTTTCCACATTCCCAATGGAAAG TTTCGAGAACAACAGACTCAATGGCCCGGAGCTGAAAGGACTGGTGCCCTATGACTTTGGATGCTGA
- the LOC121254561 gene encoding uncharacterized protein LOC121254561 produces the protein MLPDQDNRIDTLELKALIFRKIGRERAEKYFDQLRRLFTSKISKSQFDKFCFRTIGRENVPLHNSLIKAIIKNACVAEVPPSKGIRKIGSKLSVKIPNGYQRNCLQSIYGDAFPPSPRKGRSPINRDRKFRDRPSPLGPHVKPQSVALDELVCKAQEQQSATELVSLDSRPPVEVASVEDGEEVEQVAGSPGVQSRSPVTAPFGISLNFAGARKSLSNISVSNDYHPETCQNSSELPDTRSLRSRLQRKLDMEGMSVSVDCVNLLNNALDAYIKRLLEPCMSLAGSRCGSDSSRQLNNQFLPGCSAMIPGRLVRRAARTSCISMSDFQVSMELNPQILGEDWAIQLEKICLRASEE, from the coding sequence ATGTTGCCCGATCAGGACAATCGAATTGATACTTTAGAGCTTAAAGCTCTGATTTTTAGAAAGATTGGGCGTGAAAGGGCTGAGAAATACTTTGATCAGCTTAGAAGATTATTCACTTCCAAGATTAGCAAAAGTCAGTTTGATAAGTTCTGCTTTCGGACTATTGGGAGGGAAAATGTCCCTCTTCACAACAGTCTTATAAAAGCCATTATCAAGAATGCTTGCGTAGCTGAAGTTCCACCTTCAAAAGGTATTAGGAAAATAGGAAGTAAGCTTAGTGTTAAAATCCCAAATGGATATCAGAGAAATTGTCTTCAATCAATCTATGGGGATGCCTTTCCCCCTTCTCCTCGCAAGGGTAGGTCTCCAATTAATAGGGATCGCAAGTTTCGGGATCGCCCAAGTCCTCTTGGCCCACATGTGAAACCCCAAAGTGTTGCACTTGATGAATTGGTTTGTAAGGCACAAGAGCAGCAAAGTGCAACAGAATTGGTTTCTCTCGATAGCAGACCTCCAGTTGAAGTTGCATCTGTTGAAGATGGGGAGGAGGTTGAACAAGTGGCAGGAAGCCCAGGTGTTCAGAGTAGAAGCCCTGTAACAGCTCCATTTGGTATATCGTTGAATTTTGCTGGAGCTCGTAAATCTCTGTCTAATATATCTGTATCCAATGATTATCACCCAGAGACCTGTCAGAACAGTAGTGAGCTACCCGATACGAGATCATTAAGAAGCCGGTTGCAACGGAAGTTGGACATGGAGGGAATGAGTGTCTCAGTGGACTGTGTTAACCTATTGAATAATGCATTGGATGCATATATAAAGAGATTGCTTGAGCCATGCATGAGTTTAGCTGGGTCAAGGTGCGGAAGTGATAGCTCTAGACAACTAAACAACCAATTCCTACCTGGTTGTAGTGCGATGATACCTGGTAGACTCGTGCGAAGAGCTGCAAGAACTAGTTGCATTTCCATGTCTGATTTTCAGGTTTCTATGGAATTGAATCCCCAAATACTTGGAGAAGATTGGGCAATACAGCTTGAGAAGATTTGCTTGCGTGCTTCTGAAGAATGA
- the LOC121254563 gene encoding PXMP2/4 family protein 4, protein MSAALRKNAGIHRLFQSHPITHLNGQTRAPVLRTQTTRSRAYFRFPVFLRRTREYELSPSFFSSPFSSSSSSSSVSKVGFVGWYLGMVKSRPVLTKSVTSALIYTAADLSSQTLSLPSTETFDFVRILRMAGYGMLILGPSLHFWFNFMSKLFPKRDLFSTLKKMVMGQALYGPTMTAVFFSVNACLQGENIAEIVARLKRDLLPTMINGVMYWPVCDFVTFRFAPVHLQPLVTNSFSYLWTVYMTYKASLDKVSTNS, encoded by the exons ATGAGCGCCGCTCTCCGGAAAAATGCTGGCATCCACCGCCTGTTCCAGAGCCATCCGATAACCCACCTTAACGGCCAAACCCGAGCTCCCGTTTTGAGGACCCAAACGACGCGGTCTAGAGCTTATTTCCGGTTCCCCGTTTTCCTCAGGCGAACTCGAGAATACGAGCTCTCCCCATCTTTCTTCTCTTCgcctttctcttcttcttcttcttcttcgtcggTATCGAAAGTTGGTTTTGTGGGGTGGTACTTGGGGATGGTGAAGTCCCGGCCGGTTTTAACGAAGAGCGTCACCTCCGCGCTCATTTACACAGCCGCTGACCTGTCGTCTCAG ACACTTTCACTACCATCTACAGAAACTTTTGATTTTGTGAGGATATTGCGCATGGCTGGATATGGCATGCTAATATTAGGACCATCGCTGCATTTTTGGTTCAACTTCATGTCAAAGCTCTTTCCAAAGCGGGATCTATTCTCTACATTGAAGAAAATGGTCATGGGGCAGGCACTATATGGACCTACAATGACTGCTGTTTTCTTCTCTGTGAATGCATGTTTACAAG GTGAAAACATTGCAGAGATTGTTGCGCGATTAAAACGAGACTTGCTCCCTACAATGATCAACGGTGTCATGTATTGGCCTGTCTGTGATTTTGTCACATTCAGATTCGCACCTGTCCATTTACAA CCATTGGTGACCAATTCGTTTTCATATTTGTGGACCGTTTATATGACATACAAGGCAAGCCTAGATAAAGTGAGCACTAACTCCTAG